The Castanea sativa cultivar Marrone di Chiusa Pesio chromosome 11, ASM4071231v1 genome contains a region encoding:
- the LOC142616549 gene encoding uncharacterized protein LOC142616549: MEAKESASSSYAWKSILKGREVIQMGARFRVGNEKSIKIWQHHWLPIKHPPLISSPIIESMEDATVDCLIDNNMGKWDAEMLIGVLIPAEAELARGKPLPRCQIEDVLYWPFTANGQYNCKSGCKFLKDLEEKSEDGTHSKVDKKFWKSIWSLEVPKKYKNLLWHACRNSLPTKQNLVRRTIIQNPSCDRCSLQAEDTLHALWSCTSLNEVWEGDRWNFRARIHFADFKELCSWILENGKQLDLFAIQVWSIWNQRNKLRLNHSCHLTKELRKMAEESWNEIRRSNLRQNRFSSSSMHQNLWTAPAPDSYKINYDGALSIADNKFGIGIVVRSCHREVIASLIQQLDQAYQLVEVEAMVARKAVEFGSELGLHRAIIEGDSEVVVEALTCKILDWLLTHI; the protein is encoded by the coding sequence ATGGAAGCAAAAGAATCGGCTTCCAGTTCCTATGCTTGGAAAAGCATCTTGAAGGGAAGAGAGGTGATACAAATGGGAGCTAGATTCAGGGTGGGTAATGAAAAAAGTATCAAAATCTGGCAGCATCATTGGTTGCCCATAAAACATCCTCCATTGATTTCATCCCCAATCATTGAATCTATGGAAGATGCCACCGTGGACTGCCTCATAGACAACAATATGGGTAAGTGGGATGCTGAAATGCTTATAGGTGTGCTCATTCCAGCTGAAGCGGAACTTGCTCGAGGGAAACCATTGCCTCGCTGCCAAATAGAAGATGTTTTGTATTGGCCCTTCACTGCTAATGGACAGTACAATTGTAAGTCCGGATGCAAGTTTCTAAAGGACTTGGAGGAAAAATCAGAGGATGGCACTCACTCGAAGGTGGACAAGAAATTTTGGAAGAGTATTTGGTCCCTAGaagttccaaaaaaatataaaaatctgtTGTGGCATGCGTGTAGGAACTCACTTCCAACTAAGCAAAATTTGGTACGGCGAACAATCATACAAAATCCCAGCTGTGACCGTTGCTCCCTACAAGCAGAGGATACCTTGCATGCTTTATGGAGTTGCACGAGTTTGAATGAGGTGTGGGAAGGTGACAGATGGAATTTCCGTGCAAGGATTCATTTTGCTGATTTCAAAGAGTTGTGCAGTTGGATTCTTGAAAATGGGAAGCAGCTGGACCTGTTTGCTATTCAGGTGTGGAGCATATGGAACCAACGCAATAAACTTAGGCTGAATCACTCTTGCCACCTTACCAAAGAGCTACGAAAAATGGCAGAGGAGAGCTGGAATGAAATCCGTAGAAGTAACCTCAGGCAGAACCGTTTCAGTTCAAGCTCAATGCATCAGAATTTGTGGACTGCACCTGCACCGGACAGCTACAAGATCAATTACGATGGAGCGCTGTCAATTGCAGACAACAAATTTGGGATTGGCATTGTTGTAAGGAGCTGTCATAGAGAGGTTATTGCTTCACTTATACAGCAGCTGGACCAAGCTTACCAACTCGTGGAAGTTGAGGCAATGGTAGCTAGAAAGGCTGTGGAGTTTGGCAGTGAGTTGGGTCTTCATAGAGCCATAATTGAGGGTGACTCGGAAGTAGTTGTTGAGGCCCTAACATGCAAGATTTTGGATTGGCTTCTTACACACATTTGA